In Juglans regia cultivar Chandler chromosome 13, Walnut 2.0, whole genome shotgun sequence, the following proteins share a genomic window:
- the LOC108997433 gene encoding protein NRT1/ PTR FAMILY 6.1, whose amino-acid sequence MGTGEIKSPEVGIDTPTTLDGNSDSIPRKKLGIYFIESDDRRTAFGRGYTGGTTPVNIHGKPIADLSKTGGWIAAFFIFGNEMAERMAYFGLSVNMVAFMFYVMHRPFSSSSNAVNIFLGISQASSILGGFLADAYLGRYWTIAIFTTIYLAGLTGITLCATMSIFVPNQDKCDQLSLLLGKCEPAKRWQMIYLNTVLYVTGFGAAGIRPCVSSFGADQFDERSKDYKSHLDRFFNFFYLSVTIGAIVAFTAVVYIQMKHGWGSAFGSLAIAMGISNMAFFIGTPMYRHRLPGGSPLTRVAQVLVAAFRKRKASFCSSELIGLYEVPGKQSAIQGSGKIAHTDDFRWLDKAALQLKEDGADPSPWRLCTVTQVEEVKILLKLIPIPACTIMINLILTEYLTLSVQQAYTLNTHMGHLKLPVTCMPVFPGLSIFLILSLYYSVLVPLSRRITGHPHGASQLQRVGIGLAISILSVACAGIFERYRRNYAIKHGYELIFLTPMPNLTAYWLLIQYCLIGIAEVFCIVGLLEFLYEEAPDAMKSIGSAYAALAGGLGCFAATLLNSIIKSVTGNEAKGQPSWLAQNINTGRFDYFYFLLTILSLINMCAFLYAAHRYKYRAAPKFDIVKQNLANNKRNTPSAVVI is encoded by the exons ATGGGTACCGGAGAAATTAAGTCACCCGAAGTTGGGATTGACACACCAACTACTTTGGATGGAAATTCTGACTCCATTCCGAGAAAGAAACTAGGAATCTACTTCATTGAATCCGATGATAGGCGGACGGCGTTTGGGCGAGGTTACACTGGAGGAACTACACCGGTTAATATTCATGGAAAACCTATTGCTGATCTTTCAAAAACCGGTGGCTGGATTGCCGCCTTCTTCATATTCG GGAATGAGATGGCAGAGAGAATGGCTTATTTTGGCCTTTCGGTTAACATGGTGGCCTTCATGTTCTATGTTATGCATAGACCCTTTTCCAGTTCATCAAATGCGGTAAACATTTTCCTAGGGATATCACAAGCATCCTCTATCCTTGGTGGTTTCCTAGCTGATGCATATCTCGGTCGATATTGGACCATAGCAATCTTCACGACAATCTATCTTGCG GGTTTGACAGGAATAACCTTGTGCGCAACAATGAGCATCTTTGTGCCAAACCAAGATAAATGTGACCAGTTGTCCCTCCTGTTAGGGAAATGTGAGCCTGCAAAAAGATGGCAGATGATTTACCTCAACACTGTCCTTTACGTGACCGGATTTGGAGCTGCAGGTATAAGGCCATGTGTTTCTTCTTTTGGGGCTGATCAGTTTGATGAAAGAAGTAAAGATTACAAATCTCACCTGGAtagatttttcaactttttctaccTCTCTGTTACAATTGGAGCAATTGTGGCCTTCACTGCTGTAGTATACATTCAAATGAAACATGGATGGGGATCTGCCTTCGGTTCACTGGCAATAGCTATGGGCATATCAAACATGGCATTCTTTATTGGCACTCCTATGTATAGGCATAGGTTGCCAGGAGGCAGCCCTCTTACACGGGTTGCCCAGGTCCTGGTAGCTGCATTCCGGAAGAGAAAGGCCTCATTCTGCAGCAGCGAGTTAATAGGGTTGTATGAGGTTCCTGGCAAACAATCTGCAATTCAGGGTAGTGGAAAGATAGCTCACACAGATGATTTTAG ATGGTTGGACAAGGCAGCCTTGCAGCTGAAAGAAGATGGAGCTGATCCGAGTCCTTGGAGGCTTTGCACTGTAACTCAAGTAGAGGAGGTCAAGATCCTTTTAAAGCTTATCCCCATACCAGCTTGCACTATAATGATTAACTTAATCTTAACAGAGTATTTGACCCTCTCAGTGCAGCAAGCCTATACTCTAAACACCCACATGGGTCATTTGAAACTCCCAGTAACATGCATGCCAGTATTTCCTGGCCTCAGCATATTTCTTATACTGTCCCTCTATTACTCGGTACTTGTCCCATTATCGAGACGCATAACTGGTCATCCTCATGGAGCTTCTCAGCTTCAACGAGTAGGCATTGGTCTGGCAATTTCAATCCTTTCTGTGGCATGTGCTGGGATTTTTGAAAGGTACCGAAGAAACTATGCAATAAAACATGGGTATGAGTTAATTTTCTTGACTCCAATGCCCAACCTAACCGCATACTGGTTGTTGATTCAATATTGCCTGATTGGCATAGCTGAAGTATTTTGCATAGTGGGATTACTGGAATTTCTCTACGAGGAAGCCCCAGATGCCATGAAGAGCATAGGATCTGCTTATGCTGCTCTAGCTGGAGGTTTAGGTTGCTTTGCAGCAACTTTATTGAACAGCATTATCAAATCTGTCACTGGGAATGAAGCAAAAGGGCAGCCATCATGGTTGgcccaaaatataaatactgGTAGATTCGATTACTTCTATTTCCTGCTTACAATTTTGAGTTTAATCAATATGTGCGCTTTTCTGTATGCAGCACATAGGTACAAGTATAGGGCAGCCCCTAAATTTGACATTGTTAAGCAAAATCTAGCCAACAACAAAAGGAACACTCCCTCTGCAGTAGTTATATAG